The Treponema phagedenis DNA segment AATGGCGGGATTTTATCGATTTCAAAATGGATGGTTATATCACCGTGTGGAACTCCATCATAAAAAGCACGAATACGCAGAAAAAAATGTTTACTCTCTTCTTCTGCAACATCAAACAAAGTTCCCGAAGGGTTAAAAAAAGCCGCAGTCCCTTTTAAATCATCAGGCATAAAACGCTCGGAATTTTGATAATAAAAAATAAAGGGAGATGCTGTTTTTTCTATTTGCAAGAGTACCGGCTTATTAGTCGGCTTTTCCGGCACTCCATTGATAAGAGGTTTTTTTGGTAATAAAACCGACTGCATTTTTTCTTTGTCATCGGAATACCACGAAAGCAAAACATCTTTATCACGAGGAACAAAAATCGGCCCCGTATAAGTTTGCCAACTATTTTCTTTTTCTGTTTCCAATAGATACACGCCGTTTTCGCCAAGCGGAAGTTCTATAAAATACCAATTCAAAACGCGGTAGCCGGCATCTTTTTTCATAAAAGTAAAAGGCTTCTCCGTTGTATACGGCGGCAACGGCAGCTGCCCGCGCATGGCAGAGTAGTGAATTACCTTTTCTTCGGTTTCTCTGAATGGTTTTATTGCTTTTATTCTTAAATTGATAAAACCTGTTTTATCAATTAAAACAGGCTCTGTGTATACAAGTCCGAACTGCTCGGGATCGCTGCCGTCTATCGAATATACAATTTGAGTGTTTTTTTGAGCATTGATAATTAAATACTGCTCATTCTCCCATGCCCCGGACTGCGGGCTTATTACTTCCATTAAAGGAGCGTCTTGCTGCGGATGTACCGTGTAAGCAAGAGCTTTTGAAAAAGAGCCGTCCCGTTTTTGCTTCCAAATGCAAATTTCGGTTCCGTAGGGACAATAAAGCGGTTCTGAATATCCCAACCGTCCTTCCGCAAAAGTATTAAAAACCGGATTGTATAAACGATAAAATGCCTTCTCTATTTTAGTTTCGGAAGGCATTTTTAAAGTCAGCTGCGCGCCCTGTTCTTCATACTCCGTTATAACGGAAACAGGGGAATAAGACTCTTCGGCGAAAGTAAATCCGGTAAGATAAACGCAAAACAAAAAAGATAAAAGAGAGATTTTTTTTATACGTGCTTTATTCATGGATTCCTTTTTCGTATGCTTTATCTATGCTTTTACCTCTTACCTTTTTACTTTCTCTTGTGAAATATAACTTCCATTAAAACCGTCAATTGTTTTAATGTTTTTTAACCAGTATTCAGCCTCGGTTTTATTGGCAAAGGGGCCGACTCGAACTCGATGTGTTACTCCGGTTAAAGTTTCTTTTGTAAAAATTTCAACCTTCATATGTTTTTCGGCAAGTCTGTCGCGCGCCCGCTCCGCATTTATTTTACTTGAAAGAGAGGCTGTTTGCACCCAGAAAAGCATTTCCGATTTTGAAGGTGAGTTTGTGGATGCAGCTTGAGTCTTTGATTTGCTCGATAATTTCTGCGGAGCCTTTGCCAGCGCTTTTGGTTGTGTTTTTGCGGAAGAAACCTGCTGCGAAGAAGTTTTCTTCACTTGAGGAGTAGATTCAGTTTTCTGCTCTGCTTTTGCAACAGTCTTTTTTGCAGGCGGCTCTTGCTCTTTCGCCGCTTTCACTTCTTTATCTTCTTTTTTTTCAGGAGTTGCGTTAAGACCTATTTGCTCGGCGAGTTCAGGAGGAAGCGAATTTGTTTTTTCACCGAGATTTTCTTCCGAATTAGTCAAGTCAGAAACATCAATATCCTGTTTTGACTCCGGCGAGGGAACAATCAGCACATTCATCGTATTTCCGGAAAGCTGTGCAGGAGCATTTCCGAATTCAGGAATTTTATCGGGTTCGCGTGCCCACATATTCGGATCAATCCCCGCTTGGTTATAAGCTTGAGTGTCGTTCGTATATTTTGATAAATCGGTCGCAATAGCGGAATTTTTGGATCTTGCGGGCGAATATAAAAATAAAGCAGTTCCTACAATAATTAAGATAAACAAAGTTACTGATATAATAACCCATAAAATTTTCTTTTGTTCCATAAATGCCTCAAAATCTTTTCGGGTTTATAAACCCTTTTTTAAAAGTATCTGCTCCAGTTTTTTTTCCAACATAGACGCAGTTCCGTAGTTGGCTACTCTTTCTATATCGGCATTTCTATAAACATATTGAGAGTAGAAATCCGTTTGATTGGAAAATCTTTTGAAAATCTCTTTCAACGAAAGCTTGTCTCTTTTTTTGCAGCGCCATATACGTAAGATTTTCGGTGCGGTAATATATAGCACAAACGCACACTCGTCAAGCAGCTTAGTCTTGTGCAACGTCGGTGCATTCAGCAAAACAGGGCGATGAGGATCCTCCAGAAAAGCCTCATTGATGCGTTTGCGCGTAACAGCACTTATTTTCGGAAAAATAAAAGCCTCGTGTTTTTTTAACAATACAGGGTCGGAAAACAACAATTCACCGAGTTTTCTACGATTAAGGCTGCCGTCAGCATTTATAAGTTGAAGCCCGTTTTTTTCGCACTCTTCCGAAAATAAAGCCGCTATTTCTTCAGACTCCGCAGCCAAAACTTCATGCGCAACAAGGTCGGCATCAATACAATAAAACCCCCGCTTTTCTAAAATTTCAGCAGCAACATTCTTTCCGGCACAACTTTGCCCCGCCAAACCGATAATCGGCGCTCTTTTTTCTTCCATAATAAAGAGTATAATAAAAAAAGACAAACTATAAAAGATGAAATTTTAAAAAGGAAAATTCTCTTACAAAAGAAAGGAGAACGATGGGTATAATAAATCTGGAATAACGTTTTTAAGTCATTTTATAAAAAGAGTTCGACACAACGGTTTAGTTTTTGCCGTCCGTGGCAAAAACTAAACCACGAGTTTTAAAGCTTTACGAATAGTCTTGCTTTAAAACGTCGTTTCTGTTTGGAACCACCGCCATCCGTGGCGGTTCTGATTTTGCGTCCATGTCAAAAACTAAACCACGAGTTTTAAAAGCACTTGGAAAAAGTTTGTGCTTTTAAAACATCGGTTCTGCGTGGAACCACGGGCGTCCGTGCCCGTTCTGAGTTTGACAACGGTAGGTAAACTTACCATCGGCAAAATGTAATTTCAAAATTTTGCCTGCCATTTTTGACAAAGGCAAGCAAACATCAATACTGCGTATGGGAACCACAATAGTCCGTGGCGGGTCTGATTGTAATTTTTTGATTTTTTATTTACGTAGCTGCGGTGCGCAATTTACCATAGGGATGCTGAAGCTGCAAGCTATTATTACTAATACTCCGATTACTAACAGCAACTTAATTACAAAACGCTATACTAGAACTCCTTAACCTCGCCGCCTGCATTGGCGATGAACACGCGGGGTGGGTTTTCGGTGAAAAAACCGTTTTCAATAACACCGGGAATAGCGTTTAGTTCTTTTTCAAATTTAGAAGGGTTTGTCTTTGCCTGTGCAGGCCATTTAATGTCTAAAATAAAGTTTCCGTTATCAGTAACAACGGGGCCTTTTTTGCGTATGCCGTCACGGAGTACCATGGACACGCCCCAGCTTTCAAGTTTTTTCATAATGCTCAAACGGGCTTCGGGAGCAATTTCTATCGGTAAAGGAAAACCTGTACCAAGCGTTTTTACCTGCTTTGATTCATCGCCGATAATCACAAAGCTTTTGCTGTTATACGCCATTATTTTTTCACGCAGCAAAGCAGCCCCACCGCCTTTGATCAAATTCTTTTTAGAATCTATCTCATCCGCTCCGTCTATGGTAAGATCAAGCTCGCCGTTAATTCTGCCGGAACTCAAAGAAAATATCGGAATATTAAACTCCTCGCAGGCAATTGAAGTTTGAAAACTGCTTGGAACCGCCGCAATGTTTTTGAGTTTTCCTTTTTGAATATACTCGGCGAGGCGTTTTACCGCAGGCATGGCGGTTGAACCGGTACCTAACCCGATTTTCATTCCTGAAAAAATCTTTCCTTCTTTTATTAAAGTGTCAATTGCATGTTTTGCTACTATTTGTTTTTGCTCATCAAGCGTTAAGAGGGCTTTCATAATCTTCTCCAGTAAAAATTTTAAATTGCCGATATGTTTGATATTCCAGCATTCTATAACCGTTTGTTATTTTGCAGCCGGCTTCTTCCGCATGAGTAAGCAAGGCTGTTTTTTCAGGTTTGTAATTTAAATCAAACACCGCTTCTTTTCCTGTAAAAGTATAAAAGAAAAGCGGATCTTCCGCAAGTGAAAAACTATTCCCGACTGTTGTGGTTTGAATAATAATTGAAGAATACTTTTCCAGTAACTTAACCGATGCAGGAGCAAGTATTGCCCATTTAAATCGATAAGGGAGGGCAATTTGTTTTGCCTTCTCTACAGTCCGATTGAATATACAGGCTTTGCCGTGCAACTGTTTTACTGCATAAGCAACCGCTTGTGCCGCTCCGCCCGCACCGATAATTGCTACCCGTTTAAAACGCAAATTTTTTACTTGCAAAAATTCCTGTAAAGCTTTTGAAAAAGATTCCACATCGGTATTAAAAGCCTTCCAACTTCCGTTTGAATACACTGCAGTATTTGCTGCTCTAATTGCCGTTGTTGTTTTTGAGCACTCATTCATGGATGAAACAATCGGCTTCTTGAACGGATGATCAATCGAAAGTCCGCTAACACCCGCAACCTCTGCAAATTCAATTACATCTTCAGAAACTCTTGCATTGATCGGAATATACACTGCATTGATGTTTTGTTTTGCATACGCTTTATTATGCATTTGCGGGCTTAAACTTTCCGAAACATCCGATCCGACAACACCGAAAATTTTTGTCTTTTCATTTATCTGCTTAAACCGATACAAATAAACCAAAGAAAAAGGATCGATCAATCCGGGAATAAATTCTGATGTTTTCTCTTGAGGCATCACATACGTAATTTCCGAATTAAGCCTGCTTGCCAAAAGACGAGAAGGAACTCCATACGCTCCCATTGCAACTAAAATACATCTTCCTCGTTCATGATTTGCAAACCTAAAAAGGTTGGTAACATCGGAAAGAGAATTCGCCTTGTATGCAATTTTTACTATCTCATCATCGGAGCGTCTAACTTGTTGAATTTCCGCATCAATATCTGTAATTGCTTTTTTATGATTATATTTACTGCGAATAATAGTAATATTAAAAGCGCGAGCCGCTTCTTCAATACTTGGAGCTTGTAAATCTCCTTCAAGATCAATATAAGAAAAATTTTTAGCCGGATCAGGGTCGCTGAATGCAAGCCCACGTGCAAAAATAGTAACTCGAGTTGCCTCTCCCGCCGTAAACCTTCCGCCGTCAATCCGTCGCCGCACAGTAAGAATAACCGGAAGCCCCGCCAACTCGGGGAATCGTCTAATTAGCAACACCTCCTGTGGCTGCAAAAAATCCGCACGCAGCTCCGCGATATCAATCAAACTCCGATACTTTTGCACCAGCACAAGATTTTTTTCTATCGTATCCTCAGTTAAAACAAGACAAATTTTTGGCGTCATGCAAGCAGTATAAGAAAAAACATCAACAATTAAAAGATAGGTGTACAATTAAGAAAAATCAAAAAGCTGCGTTGTTGTATGTTTAATGAAAACAACTTTACCCCTTTATTGCTAAAACAAAGAAAATACTTTATGATAGCCCGCATGTGTGCGGAGTATAAATGCTATTTTTGTGAGACTTGTGAAGGTTTAGGCTGTACCGGAGAGCTGCCCGGGATGGGCGGCGTGTTTAAAAATGCAAACTTTATTGCCAACTGTGCCGCATGGAAAAACTACCATCAGCTGCCGACAGAGGGGCTTCCTGAAATACGGCTTGCGCCGATAACGGGCGGCGTTGAAAATATCGGATATCCGAATGAAGAAGATTTTTACTTTGATTTAATAGAAGCAGCTCTTGAAGCAGGCGTTCGCTTGAGTATCGGAGACGGTTGTCCTGATATAAAATTGCAAAGCGGTATTGCCGCACTTAAACAGTATCGGGCAAAGGCTGCCGTTTTTATTAAACCGTATCCGAACAAAAAATTTTTTGAGCGTATCGATTGGGCTCGCGAACAAGCTGAAATTATCGGGATTGATATTGACTCGTATAATATTGTAACAATGCGGAATCTTGTAAACTTGGAAAAAAAGAATGCACAAAATTTACAAGCCCTGCAGCGAT contains these protein-coding regions:
- the rpiA gene encoding ribose-5-phosphate isomerase RpiA; this encodes MKALLTLDEQKQIVAKHAIDTLIKEGKIFSGMKIGLGTGSTAMPAVKRLAEYIQKGKLKNIAAVPSSFQTSIACEEFNIPIFSLSSGRINGELDLTIDGADEIDSKKNLIKGGGAALLREKIMAYNSKSFVIIGDESKQVKTLGTGFPLPIEIAPEARLSIMKKLESWGVSMVLRDGIRKKGPVVTDNGNFILDIKWPAQAKTNPSKFEKELNAIPGVIENGFFTENPPRVFIANAGGEVKEF
- a CDS encoding type I 3-dehydroquinate dehydratase — translated: MTPKICLVLTEDTIEKNLVLVQKYRSLIDIAELRADFLQPQEVLLIRRFPELAGLPVILTVRRRIDGGRFTAGEATRVTIFARGLAFSDPDPAKNFSYIDLEGDLQAPSIEEAARAFNITIIRSKYNHKKAITDIDAEIQQVRRSDDEIVKIAYKANSLSDVTNLFRFANHERGRCILVAMGAYGVPSRLLASRLNSEITYVMPQEKTSEFIPGLIDPFSLVYLYRFKQINEKTKIFGVVGSDVSESLSPQMHNKAYAKQNINAVYIPINARVSEDVIEFAEVAGVSGLSIDHPFKKPIVSSMNECSKTTTAIRAANTAVYSNGSWKAFNTDVESFSKALQEFLQVKNLRFKRVAIIGAGGAAQAVAYAVKQLHGKACIFNRTVEKAKQIALPYRFKWAILAPASVKLLEKYSSIIIQTTTVGNSFSLAEDPLFFYTFTGKEAVFDLNYKPEKTALLTHAEEAGCKITNGYRMLEYQTYRQFKIFTGEDYESPLNA
- a CDS encoding alpha-hydroxy-acid oxidizing protein; translation: MIARMCAEYKCYFCETCEGLGCTGELPGMGGVFKNANFIANCAAWKNYHQLPTEGLPEIRLAPITGGVENIGYPNEEDFYFDLIEAALEAGVRLSIGDGCPDIKLQSGIAALKQYRAKAAVFIKPYPNKKFFERIDWAREQAEIIGIDIDSYNIVTMRNLVNLEKKNAQNLQALQRYAHRPFAVKGIFTDDDIETMRDLKPDIIVISNHGGRIETRRGSTANFLAAHGKELRQYCGELWVDGGLRCKADLLAAKALGASQIMLGRPCITALLRYGKSGIKRMLTAFQ
- a CDS encoding chitobiase/beta-hexosaminidase C-terminal domain-containing protein translates to MNKARIKKISLLSFLFCVYLTGFTFAEESYSPVSVITEYEEQGAQLTLKMPSETKIEKAFYRLYNPVFNTFAEGRLGYSEPLYCPYGTEICIWKQKRDGSFSKALAYTVHPQQDAPLMEVISPQSGAWENEQYLIINAQKNTQIVYSIDGSDPEQFGLVYTEPVLIDKTGFINLRIKAIKPFRETEEKVIHYSAMRGQLPLPPYTTEKPFTFMKKDAGYRVLNWYFIELPLGENGVYLLETEKENSWQTYTGPIFVPRDKDVLLSWYSDDKEKMQSVLLPKKPLINGVPEKPTNKPVLLQIEKTASPFIFYYQNSERFMPDDLKGTAAFFNPSGTLFDVAEEESKHFFLRIRAFYDGVPHGDITIHFEIDKIPPLKPLIRFEPDHSPSTKPVTITASSGAERERLLYTITPPVYIKKGEEIILTGKENAAVEYELSFYTQDEAGNTSSVLKYSFTVDKNTYYIDATAANGGDGSFQKPFTSFEEAFFTLAEKEKTDTPIRFSLKTGITVPESIVLNIPIIIDGNKNQIEFAPEAFLSVKDCSCELKNTRISRTSLPDSKLPLIQAENANLILKDCEINAAGGAATIQVTNSRIECNTVQIQQSKTDYAVCFQLKDSAAELHNVYLLCEGLIALGVSADSSFVQLDTFVANIEPQTVGRVIELWNSQIIIDKLSGKRIPEHKKNTDIALWYTKSSKVTVKTLPIFRGFQKGVQSSR
- a CDS encoding SPOR domain-containing protein → MEQKKILWVIISVTLFILIIVGTALFLYSPARSKNSAIATDLSKYTNDTQAYNQAGIDPNMWAREPDKIPEFGNAPAQLSGNTMNVLIVPSPESKQDIDVSDLTNSEENLGEKTNSLPPELAEQIGLNATPEKKEDKEVKAAKEQEPPAKKTVAKAEQKTESTPQVKKTSSQQVSSAKTQPKALAKAPQKLSSKSKTQAASTNSPSKSEMLFWVQTASLSSKINAERARDRLAEKHMKVEIFTKETLTGVTHRVRVGPFANKTEAEYWLKNIKTIDGFNGSYISQEKVKR
- the coaE gene encoding dephospho-CoA kinase (Dephospho-CoA kinase (CoaE) performs the final step in coenzyme A biosynthesis.); the encoded protein is MEEKRAPIIGLAGQSCAGKNVAAEILEKRGFYCIDADLVAHEVLAAESEEIAALFSEECEKNGLQLINADGSLNRRKLGELLFSDPVLLKKHEAFIFPKISAVTRKRINEAFLEDPHRPVLLNAPTLHKTKLLDECAFVLYITAPKILRIWRCKKRDKLSLKEIFKRFSNQTDFYSQYVYRNADIERVANYGTASMLEKKLEQILLKKGL